A region of the Arctopsyche grandis isolate Sample6627 chromosome 10, ASM5162203v2, whole genome shotgun sequence genome:
ttatttaatttgaatttgtcttttttcaaaaatattccatTACCAATACTTCAAAAACACGTTCCAACAAACGAATGTTAATTATGATGATATTTAAGAACGGGTTTCtggaattctttaattttgaataaaggGTATCTGGAAATCACTGtgtatatcaaatttatagATTCTGAGGTAATTTactcgaattttgtttttaaataagaaCCCTTTAGTAAGTTTAAGCAAGCCATATGCAAAAAAAGTTCTAGAATAATGTACCTACTAGCAAATACAAACTAAATATTAGATCTGGAGTTCTGGATACCGACTTCCTTTAACAATTTATTGCAGTGAATCAATCATGAAGATCCTACTATAACAGTTTAATAGCTTTTAGGTAAATCCGTATTGATATAATCTTTAAAGAAAAATCATAAATAGTACGTattgcatttataaaaatattttattcattagaaatatgtatgtcatcgtattttaatactaaataaAAGAGTGCAGCTAATAAAAAATAGTTCGGATTATCCGTATCTCACTTCTGCATCAATTCATTCGGATaatctaaaatacatatacctgCCGTGCTTTCTTTTTGGAGATGAAATAATGTCTATCTTATGaatgtaatcaaaattttacaaaaacatttttgattGTATGCGTTTGTTGTTAGCGTTGGTTCTGCAGTAGCTGTATCTTGGGTTGCGAATTTTGTTGATGTTGTATTTAGCAGTCGCCGTTGTATCACCGACTCAGCGGTATAGAGgcttactttcaaatataaaatgcttattttattaaaaatttaaattgcttaataatataatgtacaaaTCATTTAAGTAGCGTCCAGTTGGGGTCGACCCCATAAATAGaccacaatgaaaaaatatgaatgcGGCCTTGCATTGGCGATAACACCACATATTGTGTTCAGTCTTATCACTCGTGTCTCGGCATCGACATGTCTAATTTGGAAGCCGTAATCTTTCTGATGAAGAACCATCTGCAGCAGCTGCCAGAGAACAATCAGCAGGAGACGTTGACGTTGATGAACTCTCCGGTGGAGGGACGGGGACTGTTCGCCGTCCGAGACATATTCCCCGGAGAGCTGATCTTCGTCGATCATTCGCTGATCTGCGGACCGAGAATCAGCGAAGACGTAACAATAAGTTGCATAAATTGTTACGATTCTATAAAAGCACTTCACACGTGTACTTGTGGATTGCCTATTTGCTCGGAGGAATGCCAGAATTCACCTGAACACAAAAGCGAGTGCGAGCTGATCGGGTCTTGGAAACCACGTACTTCCTGCATAGATTCTAACGCATTCGCCAGAAATGTCGTTCCAATTCGTGCATTGGTTTTGAACGATCAACAAAAGGATTTTTTGAATAGTTTGGCAGTGCACGATTCTCCTCAGCATGGAGCTGAAGTGCGATTTATAAAGAAACATTTTGAAATTTCTGATGAAGAAGAGGTGTTGATGATGCAAGCTTGTCGCGCTCTTGACGCAAATGCTTATGAaatgttcaaaaagacaaagacaGATCGTAGTGTAAATTTAAGGGGACTATTTCCAATTTCAGCTCTGTTGAATCACGCTTGTTCGCCAAACACTAGAAGTTCATTTGACTTCAGTGGAAGGATGTACGTTATAGCGAGCGCTTACATACCAGAAGGTGCTGAAATATTCACTTCTTATACAGGTCTCCTTTGGGGCACTCCAGTTAGGAGGCACCACTTGAAGAATACGAAGCACTTTTTGTGCGACTGTAGCAGATGCTGCGATAGGACCGAATTTGGTACAAAATTAGCGGCTATGCGATGTTTGAACCGTTCGTGTTCTGGAATTTCGCTTCCAGACGATCCCCTGAACTATTCCAGTAGTTGGGTTTGTGACAGTTGCGATCTGCACGTCCCACCTGTCCAGGTGGGAAGTCTCCAGACGGCCATAGCCAGACTGATCGGTTCCGTCGAGATGAACACACCTGATGATATAAACGATTTCGTAACGGGTCATCTCACAAAATTCCTACCAGAATCCAATCACATAGTGCTAGAGTTGAAGTGTCGAATCATTTGGGCGCTGGGAAGCACGGAAGGATACAAGTGGCACGGTAAAAGTTTtacactatttatttattaattaagttATTGACATATCGTATTTTTATGAGTGAGCATTTCCGTGATATCTATTAACAGATTATCTGGGTTAAATTTGCTGTATCTTGTTCCGATGCCAACATTAACGGTTATGAGCTTCGCATAAAGTATTATGAACACacgtgtgtattaaaaattatcgattgagtaaattttaattttaattttaagttataatggtaaatatttacaatgatGGCATAATTCTacttatagatacatatgtatgagccgttatatttgtaaatggtggaagtccaattttcatttccaaaaatactatttctgtttgacttaattcaaaaattgttatcacttattttaattcaacatGTCCAtaatctcgaaaaagcagaataaacgtattacaggccactagtatttttaaatattgttaaacgtaaaacattatatttactgTTTCACAAGATatatctcgaaatgaagaaaagtgaacttacgccaatttaaaatataacggctcatataaatatatagataaaataaacaaaaatgtgtataaatatttgaagagatcaaacatttaaaatgataaaatttaattatataaatagtaaaCATGCTTcaaatgtgtgtacatatacttatatgtatgttatggcTAAGATTACAGCAAAGCATGATTTAATGATGCCAAGGTATATCAAAGTTCAAAATTGTATACAAGTATTAGGTTGTTAACATTGGGTTCATTTGCATGATAACACTGGATAAGAAAAGTtcacttttatttcattttaattttatttataaatgtctgaTTCGGAATATGCTGTTGAAGTTTACAGGTTTTTGAGTTTTGTGTTCATACGAGTGTTTAAATCAACGAGAGATTTTTTATGTCATACTTTTATAGTACTTTTTGATATGTTAATTCACTATAGTGTagttaaatgtaattttatgtttaaaaaaatggtagAAAGAATGTAAGAATTGTCTGCAAAGTAATTTAGATAAAAACAGACATAACTTCATGTACGTCAAAAGAAGAAAATATTGTCCACTTCTGAAAATAGATTTTGGTTGTATCTGTTCAATGTATCGACCTACGCCTTCAACTCAATTTTgatttaagtttattttattttatttttacttctaACATATCGAACagtgtacatattaaaaaagcattatttatacaaaaacacGCCGTTTAAAATTCGCATCAATCGATTTATCGTCAATTTTGTTTACTTTGCAGTGCATACGAAGCATAAATTGTAGcacacaaaaatatgtatttatatctacCGTAATATTTACGAGTATCTTTTGATGTCAAATTGAATTAGATTTACTCGAAAAAGGAGTCACCGagtctaaaatataatataatcgtacATATTTCACCCATTGAAAATTTCGCAATAACAAGTTCGCTCATGCTCGATAGTTCAAATGCGGTATTCGTCCTATAAATACCgatctaatatttaaaaatagacaGTTTCACGATTTCTGTGTGAAATGTGAGAGTTAAATTTAAAGTCATCGATTTGTGAAGCGTGCTATATAAATTATCTCAGCTGCTATAAAGCTTCCCAAACTTTTCCCGCAAAATAAATACAGGAGAAAAATTTTTGAGAGGAAATGAGATCGAAAAAAGTAAGTATTTGGCGAcgaataaaaatacagaaagctgtcgTTGAGAAATATAATGATCTCGATGTTTCTAGATGAAATGTGACAGTTGTCACGGTAAAATTTGTACAAACGATGCGTGGTGTGTGTCGTTTATTTACAAATCTCTTTGAAATATTCCGTCGTCGAAACGCACATATAGATGTCGCTTTTTaaagatgataaaaaaaatagtctgaATTGGTTCAAGGAACTGTATTCGTGTACGTATAAAAGCTGTGTTATGTTTTGTAAGACGCATGCATTTCTATTCATCTAATAATCAACCTTTGCCAGATTCAGATCAAATAAAATCTCATCTATTCTTGTGCAATATTTTTTGTCGCTGCATACTGCCAGCAAGAATGAATCTTCTgggttgtatatgtatattcatcatTTTAACAATGAATTCAAAAATGGTTCACCCTTGAGGAACTTTCCATATATTCAATTCAGACACATGTCAGCTCACCAGTATTTATtgcaatctacatatacatttgtatgtagtcagtaatcatttatatgtatttagggCAAAAtttagacatgtccggtagtagaAAGGAAACAAAGAGTTGTATGAAATttggatggagtgcatttggtcAAAAATACTACCTTGCCTGAAGAAatagatcttcgatcaatgtgttttgccagttatgacgtatggatatgaaacttggaTATTAAACGCCAAGAtattacacaaagtccaatgcacccaTATTGAAGAATGCTGTATTCACagtataacgaggagagattgGAAACGGAAATTtacgcacacgtaagtaaagtTGTGCGACAAAAGCAAGGAGATTTTCGCCGCACAAAAttgatacatgcatatatgtatacagggcCGTGCCGTAGATTTTCACAGTATGATGCAATTCTTCGAaatgcaaaaatgttttttctattgtgaTTGAAAAAAGACTGCACAAATATGtagaaatactatttttattttgaaaatataaactacttttaaattatgatataaACGATCAATAATGATAGCAATCAACTACAGATTTACCCTTCTAACATTACTATAGCAAATTCGTTGTATAGTAATGTTATATAAAAGGGATGTGTAATCTAGAGTGGCAGCTATTGTAgattcaatataagtaaatgatagatttataaattttgtttggCTTATTGAACttcttaagtatttttttttattaattttaatttagaaaaatttatttcCCCACTAGCTACAGAGATAGGGAGTATTAGTAAAATTCTCAAAGCTACAACAGTATTCGGATACAAAGTAATTAAGTTATTTT
Encoded here:
- the LOC143918310 gene encoding SET domain-containing protein SmydA-8-like; the encoded protein is MRPCIGDNTTYCVQSYHSCLGIDMSNLEAVIFLMKNHLQQLPENNQQETLTLMNSPVEGRGLFAVRDIFPGELIFVDHSLICGPRISEDVTISCINCYDSIKALHTCTCGLPICSEECQNSPEHKSECELIGSWKPRTSCIDSNAFARNVVPIRALVLNDQQKDFLNSLAVHDSPQHGAEVRFIKKHFEISDEEEVLMMQACRALDANAYEMFKKTKTDRSVNLRGLFPISALLNHACSPNTRSSFDFSGRMYVIASAYIPEGAEIFTSYTGLLWGTPVRRHHLKNTKHFLCDCSRCCDRTEFGTKLAAMRCLNRSCSGISLPDDPLNYSSSWVCDSCDLHVPPVQVGSLQTAIARLIGSVEMNTPDDINDFVTGHLTKFLPESNHIVLELKCRIIWALGSTEGYKWHELSATWLRRAEELCRGLLATCTTLRLRSTPLVARLHLRLHHCLLEKLRRLRNADLELTSQEILNLKKEIMGCIQISYDILNGDVSAPKDLETSYKQAESNVEELLNYKNYDK